The following are from one region of the Nicotiana tomentosiformis chromosome 7, ASM39032v3, whole genome shotgun sequence genome:
- the LOC104089442 gene encoding DEAD-box ATP-dependent RNA helicase 17 isoform X2, whose protein sequence is MVLLVYEILQKLLHRFHWIVPGYIMGGENRNKEKARLRKGISILVATPGRLLDHLKNTSSFLYTNLRWIIFDEADRILELGYGKEIEDILNILGSKPQKPVGKDNATSRISEVQRQNLLLSATLNEKVNELAKISLDNPVMVGLDQKTELQLTQQDMEPMEFNGKDILGKDGKLLTSSTEEYKLPTQLLQRYIKVPCGSRLVVLLAILKHLFEKEPSQKVVVFFSTCDAVDFHYSLVSGFQLLPHRQSDIEDKQLFLKCNTLRLHGNMNHEDRRTTFNAFKTEKSALLLSSDVAARGLDFPKVRCIIQYDPPGEATEYVHRVGRTARIGEKGDSLLFLQPVETDYLHGLEKHGVTLTEYPLQKLLDSFPLFGIKYHPKNFVSVDTHPWVVSLQRALESFISSELKMKKMAQNAFCSWVRAYTAHRGELKGIFMVKKLHLGHVARSFALKEQPSLVNKSLQKQSKKRMRDQKHNNISKKRKVSKR, encoded by the exons ATGGTACTTTTG GTGTATGAGATCTTGCAAAAGTTGTTGCACCGTTTTCACTGGATTGTTCCTGGCTATATTATGGGAGGGGAAAACAGGAACAAAGAGAAAGCAAGATTGCGAAAAG GTATATCTATTCTTGTTGCAACTCCTGGACGTCTTTTGGATCACCTAAAAAACACATCATCATTCTTGTACACGAACCTGCGCTGGATAATTTTTGATGAAGCAGACAG AATTCTGGAACTTGGATATGGTAAAGAGATTGAAGACATACTTAATATTCTGGGCTCTAAACCACAGAAACCTGTTGGCAAGGATAACGCAACTTCACGGATTTCTGAGGTTCAGAGGCAAAATTTGCTGTTATCAGCTACATTAAATGAGAAAGTAAATGAGCTCGCTAAAATTAGTTTAGATAACCCAGTGATGGTTGGGCTTGACCAGAAAACAGAGCTACAGTTAACTCAGCAAGACATGGAACCAATGGAATTTAATGGGAAGGATATATTAGGAAAAGATGGCAAACTACTGACTTCTTCAACTGAGGAATATAAGCTTCCGACTCAGTTACTTCAGCGATATATAAAAG TTCCCTGTGGTTCTCGGCTTGTAGTGCTTCTTGCAATTCTAAAACATCTGTTTGAGAAGGAGCCTTCCCAGAAG GTTGTGGTGTTTTTTTCAACATGTGATGCTGTAGATTTTCATTACTCATTGGTGAGTGGATTTCAGTTGCTCCCTCATCGGCAATCAGACATTGAAGACAAACAACTGTTTTTGAAATGCAACACACTTCGGTTACATGGGAATATGAATCACGAGGACCGAAGAACTACATTCAATGCTTTTAAAACAGAAAAATCAGCACTTCTGCTGTCCAGTGATGTTGCTGCTAGGGGCTTGGACTTTCCAAAAGTTAGGTGTATTATACAGTATGATCCTCCAGGAGAGGCGACTGAATATGTGCACCG GGTAGGAAGAACTGCCCGCATAGGTGAAAAGGGAGATTCTTTATTGTTCCTACAGCCAGTTGAAACTGATTACTTGCATGGCTTGGAGAAACATGGGGTGACTCTAACAGAGTATCCCCTTCAGAAACTTTTGGATAGCTTTCCATTGTTTGGTATCAAGTACCACCCGAAGAATTTTGTTTCAGTAGACACGCATCCCTGGGTTGTTTCTCTGCAGAGAGCATTGGAATCCTTTATATCATCAGAG CTAAAGATGAAGAAGATGGCACAAAATGCATTTTGCTCATGGGTTCGTGCATACACTGCCCATCGTGGTGAACTTAAAGGGATTTTTATGGTGAAGAAACTTCACTTGGGGCATGTAGCAAGAAGTTTTGCATTGAAGGAACAACCATCTTTGGTTAATAAATCGCTCCAAAAACAATCAAAGAAGAGGATGAGAGATCAGAAACATAACAACATATCGAAAAAGAGGAAAGTTTCTAAAAGATGA
- the LOC104089442 gene encoding DEAD-box ATP-dependent RNA helicase 17 isoform X1, whose product MELNLNKRKKQKIENNNKNSNSEVFASCSFQSLGLHPTLCDQLKERLGFEAPTLVQAQAIPVVLSGRHVLVNAATGTGKTVAYLAPVIHQLQKSDPRIQRTDGTFALVLVPTHELCMQVYEILQKLLHRFHWIVPGYIMGGENRNKEKARLRKGISILVATPGRLLDHLKNTSSFLYTNLRWIIFDEADRILELGYGKEIEDILNILGSKPQKPVGKDNATSRISEVQRQNLLLSATLNEKVNELAKISLDNPVMVGLDQKTELQLTQQDMEPMEFNGKDILGKDGKLLTSSTEEYKLPTQLLQRYIKVPCGSRLVVLLAILKHLFEKEPSQKVVVFFSTCDAVDFHYSLVSGFQLLPHRQSDIEDKQLFLKCNTLRLHGNMNHEDRRTTFNAFKTEKSALLLSSDVAARGLDFPKVRCIIQYDPPGEATEYVHRVGRTARIGEKGDSLLFLQPVETDYLHGLEKHGVTLTEYPLQKLLDSFPLFGIKYHPKNFVSVDTHPWVVSLQRALESFISSELKMKKMAQNAFCSWVRAYTAHRGELKGIFMVKKLHLGHVARSFALKEQPSLVNKSLQKQSKKRMRDQKHNNISKKRKVSKR is encoded by the exons ATGGAGCTAAACCTTAACAAGAGGAAAAAGCAAAAGATTgagaacaacaacaaaaacagtAATTCAGAGGTTTTCGCTTCTTGCTCTTTCCAAAGTCTCGGTCTTCACCCTACCTTATGCGACCAGCTCAaag AGAGGCTTGGATTCGAGGCTCCAACACTTGTTCAGGCTCAAGCAATTCCTGTTGTCCTATCCGGTCGACACGT GCTAGTGAATGCGGCTACTGGAACGGGGAAAACTGTAGCTTATTTGGCTCCAGTCATTCATCAGTTGCAGAAGTCTGATCCCAGGATTCAGCGAACCGATGGTACTTTTG CGTTGGTTCTTGTGCCAACGCACGAATTATGCATGCAGGTGTATGAGATCTTGCAAAAGTTGTTGCACCGTTTTCACTGGATTGTTCCTGGCTATATTATGGGAGGGGAAAACAGGAACAAAGAGAAAGCAAGATTGCGAAAAG GTATATCTATTCTTGTTGCAACTCCTGGACGTCTTTTGGATCACCTAAAAAACACATCATCATTCTTGTACACGAACCTGCGCTGGATAATTTTTGATGAAGCAGACAG AATTCTGGAACTTGGATATGGTAAAGAGATTGAAGACATACTTAATATTCTGGGCTCTAAACCACAGAAACCTGTTGGCAAGGATAACGCAACTTCACGGATTTCTGAGGTTCAGAGGCAAAATTTGCTGTTATCAGCTACATTAAATGAGAAAGTAAATGAGCTCGCTAAAATTAGTTTAGATAACCCAGTGATGGTTGGGCTTGACCAGAAAACAGAGCTACAGTTAACTCAGCAAGACATGGAACCAATGGAATTTAATGGGAAGGATATATTAGGAAAAGATGGCAAACTACTGACTTCTTCAACTGAGGAATATAAGCTTCCGACTCAGTTACTTCAGCGATATATAAAAG TTCCCTGTGGTTCTCGGCTTGTAGTGCTTCTTGCAATTCTAAAACATCTGTTTGAGAAGGAGCCTTCCCAGAAG GTTGTGGTGTTTTTTTCAACATGTGATGCTGTAGATTTTCATTACTCATTGGTGAGTGGATTTCAGTTGCTCCCTCATCGGCAATCAGACATTGAAGACAAACAACTGTTTTTGAAATGCAACACACTTCGGTTACATGGGAATATGAATCACGAGGACCGAAGAACTACATTCAATGCTTTTAAAACAGAAAAATCAGCACTTCTGCTGTCCAGTGATGTTGCTGCTAGGGGCTTGGACTTTCCAAAAGTTAGGTGTATTATACAGTATGATCCTCCAGGAGAGGCGACTGAATATGTGCACCG GGTAGGAAGAACTGCCCGCATAGGTGAAAAGGGAGATTCTTTATTGTTCCTACAGCCAGTTGAAACTGATTACTTGCATGGCTTGGAGAAACATGGGGTGACTCTAACAGAGTATCCCCTTCAGAAACTTTTGGATAGCTTTCCATTGTTTGGTATCAAGTACCACCCGAAGAATTTTGTTTCAGTAGACACGCATCCCTGGGTTGTTTCTCTGCAGAGAGCATTGGAATCCTTTATATCATCAGAG CTAAAGATGAAGAAGATGGCACAAAATGCATTTTGCTCATGGGTTCGTGCATACACTGCCCATCGTGGTGAACTTAAAGGGATTTTTATGGTGAAGAAACTTCACTTGGGGCATGTAGCAAGAAGTTTTGCATTGAAGGAACAACCATCTTTGGTTAATAAATCGCTCCAAAAACAATCAAAGAAGAGGATGAGAGATCAGAAACATAACAACATATCGAAAAAGAGGAAAGTTTCTAAAAGATGA